A window of the Cystobacter fuscus genome harbors these coding sequences:
- the tssF gene encoding type VI secretion system baseplate subunit TssF, with protein MFSKYYLSELSYLREMGRAFGLANPSVAGLLVERGADPDVERLLEGFAFLTARIRERVDDDVPEMVQGLTELLLPHYLRPVPACSIVEFTPQIRALRGRSRIAAGAEVAAQPLDGTSCVFRTMSDVDLLPLTVQDALLDRSSVSSPVLRLFFQTTEQGLEELRRPQGLRLFIHGELSASALILLWLLRYCRQVRVRGASGGEGVVLQPKCIRPVGLERDFPLLPWPRAFEGYRLLQEYFTLPEKFLFFEVRGLEAASTVMEERFEIAFHLERPPPLDARITREMFRLHCAPVINLFRAPADPLFHHALGREHLVRASELPPTHAEVYSVDSVTGLTAGRSERRTYRPFHEFEHTTSEGAEPAFYRLRRIHSPVDDGIDTYLTLETPRDVAPTLGAEEVLSIDLTCTNRTLPARLQVGDICLPTSASPTNAKFKNISPVSRPARAPLGTELHWRLLSHLAINQHSIADAAALRRLLDLYNFQALADNLAARASRLRINAIRTVETRPLTRFFEGVPLRGNRSQVDMDETNFMGVGDAFLFGCILDELLASHVTLNSFNELAIRLQPSQTEFSWLPRNGSLTLL; from the coding sequence ATGTTCAGCAAATACTACCTGAGCGAGCTGAGCTATCTCCGGGAGATGGGACGGGCCTTTGGCCTGGCCAACCCGAGCGTCGCCGGCCTCCTGGTGGAGCGCGGCGCGGATCCCGACGTGGAGCGGCTGCTGGAGGGCTTCGCCTTCCTCACCGCGCGCATCCGGGAGCGGGTAGACGACGATGTCCCCGAGATGGTGCAGGGCCTGACGGAGCTGCTGCTGCCGCACTACCTGCGTCCGGTGCCCGCCTGCTCCATTGTGGAGTTCACCCCCCAGATTCGCGCCCTGCGTGGCAGGTCCCGCATCGCCGCGGGCGCCGAGGTGGCCGCGCAGCCGCTCGACGGCACCAGCTGCGTCTTCCGCACCATGAGCGACGTGGATCTGCTTCCGCTCACCGTGCAGGACGCCCTGTTGGACCGCTCGTCGGTGTCCTCGCCGGTGTTGCGCCTCTTCTTCCAGACGACGGAGCAGGGGCTCGAGGAGCTGCGGCGGCCCCAGGGACTGCGCCTCTTCATCCACGGGGAGCTGTCCGCGAGCGCGCTCATCCTGCTGTGGCTGCTGCGCTACTGCCGTCAGGTGAGGGTGCGCGGTGCCTCCGGTGGAGAGGGCGTGGTGCTCCAGCCCAAGTGCATCCGCCCCGTGGGGCTCGAGCGTGACTTCCCCTTGCTGCCCTGGCCCCGGGCCTTCGAGGGTTACCGGCTGCTCCAGGAGTACTTCACCCTGCCGGAGAAGTTCCTCTTCTTCGAGGTGCGGGGCCTGGAGGCGGCCTCGACGGTGATGGAGGAGCGCTTCGAGATCGCCTTCCACCTGGAGCGGCCGCCCCCTCTGGACGCACGCATCACCCGGGAGATGTTCCGCCTGCACTGCGCCCCGGTCATCAACCTCTTCCGGGCCCCCGCGGATCCCCTCTTCCACCATGCCCTGGGCCGTGAGCACCTGGTCCGAGCCTCGGAGCTGCCTCCCACGCATGCGGAGGTGTACTCCGTGGACTCGGTCACGGGGCTGACTGCCGGGCGGAGCGAGCGCCGCACCTACCGGCCCTTCCATGAGTTCGAGCACACCACGAGCGAGGGCGCCGAGCCGGCCTTCTACCGGCTGCGGCGCATCCACTCGCCCGTGGATGATGGCATCGACACCTATCTCACCCTGGAGACCCCGCGGGACGTGGCGCCCACGCTCGGGGCCGAGGAGGTGCTGTCCATCGATCTCACCTGCACCAATCGGACGCTGCCCGCGCGGCTGCAGGTAGGGGACATCTGCCTGCCCACGTCGGCTTCGCCCACCAACGCGAAGTTCAAGAATATCTCTCCGGTGAGCCGGCCGGCGCGCGCACCGCTGGGCACCGAGCTGCACTGGCGGCTGCTCTCGCACCTGGCCATCAACCAGCACTCCATCGCGGATGCCGCCGCACTGCGGCGCCTGCTGGACCTGTACAACTTCCAGGCGCTCGCGGACAACCTCGCCGCCCGCGCCAGCCGCCTGCGCATCAATGCCATCCGCACCGTGGAGACCCGACCTCTCACGCGCTTCTTCGAGGGCGTGCCCCTGCGCGGCAATCGCTCCCAGGTGGATATGGACGAGACGAACTTCATGGGCGTGGGAGATGCCTTCCTCTTTGGATGCATCCTCGATGAGCTGCTCGCCTCCCACGTCACGCTCAACTCCTTCAACGAGCTGGCCATCCGGCTCCAGCCTTCGCAGACCGAGTTCTCATGGCTCCCGAGGAACGGCTCCCTGACGCTTTTGTAG
- a CDS encoding SRPBCC family protein produces MARIYVSTVIDAPIERVWNKVRNFNGLPSWHPVITDSMIEEGARGDVVGCVRNFGLEGGGRIREQLVSLSDREYSCTYTILESPMPLTDYVATLRLYRVTEGNRTFCEWWAEFECQTDDLPKLREQVGRKTFAAGLEALARLV; encoded by the coding sequence ATGGCACGGATCTACGTCAGCACCGTCATCGACGCACCCATCGAGCGCGTCTGGAACAAGGTACGCAATTTCAATGGTCTCCCTTCGTGGCACCCGGTCATCACGGACAGCATGATCGAGGAGGGAGCGCGCGGCGACGTGGTGGGTTGCGTGCGCAATTTCGGACTCGAGGGAGGCGGTCGCATTCGCGAGCAGTTGGTCTCCCTCAGTGACCGGGAGTACTCCTGCACCTACACGATTCTCGAGTCCCCCATGCCACTCACGGACTATGTCGCGACCCTCCGGCTGTACCGGGTGACGGAGGGAAACCGTACCTTCTGTGAATGGTGGGCCGAGTTCGAGTGCCAGACGGATGACCTGCCGAAGCTGCGCGAGCAGGTCGGTCGGAAAACCTTCGCGGCGGGACTCGAGGCCTTGGCCAGGCTCGTCTGA
- the tssH gene encoding type VI secretion system ATPase TssH, whose amino-acid sequence MEGAAIRVEPKALVRRLTPTATRTLEAAVARASSGRFYEIVVEHMLAQLLEPEDSDVARLLHHFQVDRLRLAASVERALQGLRSGNAGRPVFSESLFQWFEDAWLMASVEQGAVRLRSGVLFAQFVARHGRYTAELFPELDAIPRDELMAALDVVLKPSPETLEAAPEPTAAGAPDTATPGAAGGEALRRFATSFTGRVREGKIDPIFGRHREIRQMVDILSRRRKNNPILVGEPGVGKTALVEGLAWAIVKGEVPDALKNVELLGLDLGLLQAGAGVRGEFENRLKSVISEVKASPTPIILFIDEAHTLIGSGAGAGGSDGANLLKPALARGELRTIAATTWGEYKKYFEKDAALERRFQPVKVDEPGIEEAELMMRGLRPTYEAAHGITIRDEAVSAAVRLSSRYISGRQLPDKAVDLLDTAAARVKIELSTKPDELVALEQEISALERERDARRRDLAEGHPGDAGMVAKLEEKLSAVRDQRASLQSRWETERTAVATLMAARQALLSAPPDADQVPLKARVEEASAALAHARGEEPLVHAEVDADIVARVVAGWTGIPVGKMRSDLLSAVLKLETKLTERVRGQEPALRKVAEIIQISQAGIRNPDAPIGVMLFVGPSGVGKTETALALADSLYGGERFMTTLNMSEFQEKHTVSRLIGSPPGYVGYGEGGLLTEAVRQRPYSVVLLDECEKADLEVMNLFYQVFDKGVLNDSEGRAVDFRNTIIILTSNLGSDLLMRMHESGATPTPEEMITRVRPTLSKHFKPALLARMTIVPYAPVSTSIMREIVAMKLDKVVGRLRAAHGVETTLAPELLDELARRCTEAETGARNAEHILQGSLMPALSRELLQRLAGGPLPRQLSIALAPEGHWDIRFAEA is encoded by the coding sequence TTGGAGGGTGCCGCCATCCGAGTCGAACCGAAAGCCCTCGTCCGCCGTCTCACGCCCACGGCCACCCGCACGCTGGAGGCGGCGGTCGCGCGCGCCAGCAGTGGGCGCTTCTATGAAATCGTGGTCGAGCACATGCTCGCGCAGCTGCTCGAGCCCGAGGACTCGGATGTCGCCCGCCTGTTGCACCACTTCCAGGTGGACCGCCTCCGTCTGGCCGCCAGCGTGGAGCGGGCCCTGCAGGGCCTGCGCTCCGGCAACGCCGGCCGGCCCGTCTTCTCCGAATCCCTCTTCCAGTGGTTCGAGGATGCCTGGTTGATGGCCTCCGTCGAGCAGGGGGCGGTACGCCTGCGCTCCGGGGTGCTCTTCGCCCAGTTCGTGGCCCGCCACGGCCGCTACACCGCCGAGCTCTTCCCGGAGCTGGACGCCATCCCCCGCGACGAGCTGATGGCCGCCCTGGACGTGGTGCTCAAGCCCTCGCCGGAGACGCTGGAAGCGGCGCCCGAGCCCACCGCGGCGGGAGCACCCGACACGGCCACTCCGGGCGCGGCGGGCGGCGAGGCCCTGCGCCGCTTCGCCACGTCCTTCACGGGCCGGGTGCGTGAGGGGAAGATCGATCCCATCTTCGGCCGGCATCGGGAGATCCGCCAGATGGTCGACATCCTCTCGCGGCGCCGGAAGAACAACCCCATCCTGGTGGGCGAGCCCGGTGTGGGAAAGACGGCCCTGGTGGAGGGGCTCGCCTGGGCCATCGTGAAGGGCGAGGTGCCCGACGCGCTCAAGAACGTGGAGCTGCTGGGGCTCGACCTGGGCCTGTTGCAGGCGGGCGCGGGCGTGAGGGGCGAGTTCGAGAACCGCCTCAAGTCCGTCATCTCCGAGGTGAAGGCCTCCCCCACGCCCATCATCCTCTTCATCGACGAGGCCCACACACTCATCGGCTCCGGGGCGGGAGCGGGCGGCAGCGACGGCGCCAACCTGCTCAAGCCCGCGCTCGCGCGGGGCGAGCTGCGCACCATCGCCGCGACCACCTGGGGCGAATACAAGAAGTACTTCGAGAAGGACGCCGCCCTCGAGCGGCGCTTCCAGCCCGTCAAGGTGGACGAGCCGGGCATCGAGGAGGCCGAGCTGATGATGAGAGGCCTGCGGCCCACCTACGAGGCGGCGCACGGCATCACCATCCGGGACGAGGCCGTCTCCGCCGCGGTGCGGCTGTCCAGCCGCTACATCTCGGGCCGCCAGCTGCCGGACAAGGCGGTGGACCTGCTCGACACGGCGGCCGCGCGCGTGAAGATCGAGCTGTCCACCAAGCCCGACGAGCTGGTGGCACTCGAGCAGGAGATCTCCGCCCTGGAGCGCGAGCGCGACGCCCGGCGCAGGGACCTCGCCGAGGGGCACCCGGGCGACGCGGGAATGGTGGCGAAGCTGGAGGAGAAGCTGAGCGCCGTGCGCGACCAGCGCGCCTCGCTCCAGTCCCGGTGGGAGACGGAGCGGACCGCAGTCGCCACGCTGATGGCCGCGCGCCAGGCCCTGCTCTCCGCTCCTCCCGACGCGGACCAGGTGCCCCTCAAGGCCCGGGTGGAGGAGGCCTCGGCGGCGCTGGCCCATGCGCGCGGAGAGGAGCCCCTGGTGCACGCGGAGGTGGACGCGGACATCGTGGCGCGCGTCGTGGCGGGCTGGACGGGCATCCCCGTGGGCAAGATGCGCAGCGATCTGCTCTCGGCGGTGCTGAAGCTCGAAACGAAGCTGACCGAGCGCGTACGCGGGCAGGAGCCCGCCCTGCGCAAGGTGGCGGAGATCATCCAGATCTCCCAGGCGGGCATCCGCAACCCGGACGCCCCCATCGGGGTGATGCTCTTCGTGGGCCCCAGTGGCGTGGGCAAGACGGAGACGGCGCTCGCGCTGGCCGACAGCCTCTACGGCGGCGAGCGGTTCATGACCACGCTCAACATGAGCGAGTTCCAGGAGAAGCACACCGTCTCGCGCCTCATCGGCTCACCGCCGGGCTACGTGGGGTACGGGGAGGGAGGTCTCCTGACGGAAGCCGTGCGGCAGCGGCCCTACTCGGTCGTGCTCCTGGACGAGTGCGAGAAAGCCGACCTGGAGGTGATGAACCTCTTCTACCAGGTGTTCGACAAGGGCGTGCTCAACGACAGCGAGGGCCGAGCCGTCGACTTCCGCAACACCATCATCATTCTCACCAGCAACCTGGGCTCGGACCTCCTCATGCGGATGCACGAGTCGGGCGCGACGCCTACCCCCGAGGAGATGATCACCCGGGTGCGCCCCACCCTGAGCAAGCACTTCAAGCCGGCGCTGCTGGCGCGCATGACCATCGTGCCCTATGCCCCCGTGAGCACCTCCATCATGCGGGAGATCGTCGCGATGAAGCTCGACAAGGTGGTGGGGCGGCTGCGCGCGGCGCACGGGGTGGAGACGACGCTCGCGCCTGAGCTGCTCGACGAGCTGGCGCGCCGCTGCACCGAGGCGGAGACCGGGGCACGCAACGCGGAGCACATCCTGCAAGGCTCGCTGATGCCCGCCCTCTCACGCGAGCTGCTCCAGCGCCTGGCTGGCGGCCCGCTCCCCCGTCAGTTGAGCATCGCGCTCGCTCCGGAAGGCCATTGGGATATTCGCTTCGCCGAGGCATAG
- a CDS encoding serine hydrolase domain-containing protein, giving the protein MKALPLLLLLLGLPAGATPQVPLCERPVVPAWASTRPFSEELARALDAFVRAELEREPHAGLAVGVLRGEQRWVGTYGERNLAQGLPATPRTTWRMASLTKSFTAVAVMQLVERDLLDLDADIRTWVPAWPERRWPVTPRQLLGHLGGVTNYGRLGPSQDTGPLDTAGAVALVAGYELEAEPGTRFLYSTWAYNLLGAAIEAASGQSYDEYLQAHVFGPAGMVHAALDDRRTRDEHHAAGYRLRDGRLVPSKKVDVSGRFAGGGTRASIEDLLGFGQALLDYRLVSRASTGEMQRSMSTRDGRLTDYGMGFATWPLRGHYVVAHSGAQPETSTLLLLLPGEDVALALTSNVEGQAALLKRIAYGLIARLLEGDEHRLNARLRDSVDALVNEGLGRVFGYGLAYHHWAAHGPGMIPETEELPDAFARVTRLLDRTTIAREPAAARARILSAHEPRGDELFIQVGAYMARTLEEALGAEQLRGYSSRGPLAFFNDYLAVCESRGCPEALRFDESLRAELRRLTP; this is encoded by the coding sequence GTGAAGGCGTTGCCGCTGCTGTTGCTCCTACTCGGCCTTCCTGCCGGGGCCACCCCCCAGGTGCCCCTGTGCGAGCGGCCCGTGGTACCGGCCTGGGCCAGCACGAGGCCCTTCTCCGAGGAGCTGGCGAGGGCGCTCGACGCGTTCGTCCGCGCGGAGCTGGAGCGGGAGCCGCACGCGGGGCTCGCCGTGGGGGTGCTGCGGGGTGAGCAGCGCTGGGTGGGCACCTATGGCGAGCGGAACCTGGCCCAGGGCCTGCCGGCGACACCGAGGACCACGTGGCGCATGGCGTCACTCACCAAGTCCTTCACGGCCGTGGCGGTGATGCAGCTCGTGGAACGGGATCTGCTCGATCTGGATGCGGACATCCGCACGTGGGTGCCCGCCTGGCCCGAGCGGCGCTGGCCGGTGACCCCCCGGCAACTGCTCGGGCACCTGGGCGGGGTGACGAACTACGGCCGCCTCGGCCCGAGCCAGGACACCGGGCCGCTCGACACGGCCGGAGCGGTGGCGCTGGTGGCGGGCTATGAGCTGGAGGCCGAACCAGGCACCCGCTTCCTTTACAGCACCTGGGCCTACAACCTGCTGGGCGCCGCCATCGAGGCCGCCTCGGGCCAGTCCTATGACGAGTACCTCCAGGCGCACGTCTTCGGCCCCGCGGGCATGGTGCACGCGGCGCTGGATGATCGCCGCACGCGTGACGAGCACCACGCGGCGGGCTACCGACTGCGAGACGGGCGGCTCGTGCCTTCCAAGAAGGTCGACGTGTCGGGCCGGTTCGCGGGAGGCGGCACCCGTGCGTCCATCGAGGACCTGCTCGGCTTCGGGCAGGCGCTGCTCGACTACCGGCTGGTGTCACGCGCGAGCACGGGGGAGATGCAGCGCTCGATGAGCACGCGGGACGGGCGGCTCACCGACTACGGCATGGGCTTCGCGACCTGGCCGCTCCGGGGACACTACGTGGTGGCCCACTCGGGAGCACAGCCGGAGACCTCGACGCTGCTGCTGCTCTTGCCCGGGGAGGACGTGGCCCTCGCGCTCACGAGCAACGTGGAGGGACAGGCCGCGTTGCTCAAGCGCATCGCGTACGGGCTCATCGCGCGGTTGCTCGAGGGGGACGAGCACCGGCTGAACGCCCGCCTGCGTGACTCCGTGGACGCGCTGGTGAACGAGGGGCTGGGCCGGGTCTTCGGCTATGGGCTCGCGTACCACCACTGGGCGGCGCACGGACCTGGGATGATCCCCGAGACGGAGGAACTCCCGGACGCCTTCGCGCGGGTGACGCGGCTGCTGGATCGGACCACCATCGCCCGGGAACCCGCCGCGGCACGCGCGCGCATCCTCTCCGCCCACGAGCCCCGCGGAGACGAGCTCTTCATCCAGGTGGGGGCCTACATGGCGCGCACCCTGGAAGAGGCGCTCGGGGCCGAGCAGCTGCGCGGCTACTCTTCGCGCGGCCCGCTTGCCTTCTTCAACGACTATCTGGCCGTGTGCGAGTCCCGGGGCTGCCCCGAGGCCCTGCGCTTTGACGAGTCATTGCGCGCGGAGCTGCGCCGCCTCACGCCCTGA
- the tssD gene encoding type VI secretion system tube protein TssD codes for MAESVHLYLKANGTDIKGESTQTSLGRQDSIECIAFTHEVITARESGSGLATGRRQYPPITITKRIDKSSPLMMKALCENQVIEAQFKFFRPNPTGDGTTEQFYTIAIKKGRINSIKQHVPDSFVPTSTNLPPMEDVTFVFHTIDWTITNGGVTHTDTWDTQR; via the coding sequence ATGGCTGAATCAGTACACCTGTACCTGAAGGCGAATGGCACGGACATCAAGGGCGAGAGCACGCAGACGAGCCTGGGCCGCCAGGACTCCATCGAGTGCATCGCCTTCACGCACGAGGTCATCACCGCGCGTGAGTCCGGCTCCGGTCTGGCGACGGGCCGCCGTCAGTACCCGCCCATCACCATCACCAAGCGCATCGACAAGTCGTCGCCGCTGATGATGAAGGCCCTGTGCGAGAACCAGGTCATCGAGGCCCAGTTCAAGTTCTTCCGCCCCAACCCGACGGGAGACGGCACGACCGAGCAGTTCTACACCATCGCCATCAAGAAGGGCCGCATCAACAGCATCAAGCAGCACGTGCCGGACAGCTTCGTGCCCACCAGCACCAACCTGCCGCCGATGGAGGACGTCACCTTCGTGTTCCACACCATCGACTGGACCATCACCAACGGTGGCGTGACGCACACCGACACCTGGGATACCCAGCGCTAG
- the tssG gene encoding type VI secretion system baseplate subunit TssG, translated as MAPEERLPDAFVEPARKLAELAPQLGFFQLVAYLERLTASGTARVGSVGPVNEEMIRFRHDPSLGFSSGDVSAVTLRQVPVRAEDAFSRRPLFEVVTRFLGLTGSVSPLPMYIAEEVAQEDPDHAVRREFLDLFHHRLLSLLYRIESKYRVSSESNADHTDQWSRRLLALAGFDTYEGERTSKLPTRRLLRIVPLLASRARTAEKLEAALEDVLGEDLAGARVRVEQFVGRWVDIDARLQLGRNYNILGKNTVLGGKAYDRMGKIKIHIEPLPTTVYRRMLPGGDLLPQAREVVRLFLMDPLEYEFELGLTESVTQTFKLSSTQSAQLGRDTWLGKGRQVRLSIPVT; from the coding sequence ATGGCTCCCGAGGAACGGCTCCCTGACGCTTTTGTAGAGCCAGCCCGCAAGCTGGCCGAGCTGGCGCCGCAGCTGGGCTTCTTCCAGCTCGTGGCCTACCTGGAGCGCCTGACGGCCTCTGGGACGGCCCGCGTTGGGAGCGTGGGCCCGGTCAACGAGGAGATGATCCGCTTCCGGCATGATCCCTCGCTGGGCTTCTCCTCGGGGGATGTCAGCGCGGTGACGCTGCGCCAGGTGCCCGTGCGCGCGGAGGATGCCTTCTCACGGCGTCCCCTGTTCGAAGTCGTCACCCGCTTCCTCGGGCTCACGGGCTCGGTGAGCCCGCTGCCGATGTACATCGCCGAGGAGGTGGCCCAGGAGGATCCGGACCACGCCGTGCGCCGGGAGTTCCTGGACCTCTTCCATCACCGGCTGCTGTCCCTGCTCTACCGCATCGAGTCCAAGTACCGCGTCAGCAGCGAGTCCAACGCCGACCACACCGACCAGTGGTCCCGGCGGCTGCTGGCGCTCGCCGGCTTCGACACGTACGAGGGAGAGCGCACGAGCAAGCTGCCCACGCGGCGGCTGCTGCGCATCGTGCCGCTGCTGGCCTCGCGCGCGCGTACCGCCGAGAAGCTGGAGGCGGCACTGGAGGACGTGCTCGGCGAAGATCTGGCAGGCGCGCGGGTACGGGTGGAGCAGTTCGTGGGCCGCTGGGTGGACATCGATGCCCGGCTGCAGCTGGGCCGCAACTACAACATCCTCGGGAAGAACACCGTGCTGGGCGGCAAGGCCTATGATCGGATGGGGAAGATCAAGATCCACATCGAGCCGCTCCCCACCACCGTGTACCGGCGGATGCTGCCCGGGGGGGACCTGCTGCCCCAGGCGCGGGAAGTGGTGCGACTGTTCCTGATGGATCCCCTCGAGTACGAGTTCGAGCTGGGGCTCACGGAGAGCGTCACCCAGACGTTCAAGCTCTCGAGCACGCAGTCGGCGCAGTTGGGGCGGGACACGTGGTTGGGCAAGGGCCGACAGGTGCGCCTCTCGATTCCCGTCACTTGA
- a CDS encoding Tm-1-like ATP-binding domain-containing protein: MRNGRGSAATVYIVGCHDTKGAELGFVRGLVAAAGLRTVTVDVGTRPSTIPADVPAQEVAAHHPDGASAVLGINDRGLAVLRMAEAFRLFVEGRTGISGMIGLGGSCGTAIIAPGMRALPVGVPKVLVSTVASGNVAPYVGETDMCMMYSVTDVAGLNQISRRVLGNAAHAVAGMVGRDLPRGDSKPALGLTMFGVTTPCVTQVARALEADYDCLVFHATGTGGRAMEKLAASHLLVGILDVTTTEVCDLLMGGIFSAGEERLDAVARAGIPYVGSCGALDMVNFGALDTVPERYRGRTLYVHNPQVTLMRTTPAENRKMGEWLGRKLNACPGPVRFFLPEGGVSALDSPGQPFHDPEADAALFDALEHTVDQTSHRRLIRLPYHINHPAFAEALVHGFRQLAGAGTSVP, encoded by the coding sequence ATGAGAAACGGGAGGGGGAGCGCCGCGACTGTCTACATCGTCGGTTGTCATGACACCAAGGGGGCCGAGCTGGGCTTCGTGCGCGGGCTGGTCGCGGCGGCCGGCCTGCGCACGGTCACCGTGGACGTGGGCACACGGCCATCCACCATTCCCGCCGATGTCCCGGCGCAGGAGGTGGCGGCGCACCACCCAGACGGGGCGTCCGCGGTGCTTGGCATCAACGACCGGGGCCTGGCGGTATTGCGCATGGCGGAGGCGTTCCGCCTCTTCGTGGAGGGACGTACCGGCATCTCGGGGATGATCGGGCTCGGCGGCTCCTGTGGCACGGCCATCATCGCGCCGGGCATGCGGGCCCTGCCGGTGGGAGTCCCCAAGGTGCTCGTGTCCACGGTCGCGTCCGGCAACGTGGCGCCCTACGTGGGCGAGACGGACATGTGCATGATGTACTCGGTCACCGACGTCGCCGGCCTCAATCAAATCTCACGCCGGGTCCTCGGCAACGCGGCCCACGCGGTCGCCGGCATGGTGGGGCGTGACCTCCCACGGGGGGACAGCAAACCGGCGCTGGGACTCACCATGTTCGGTGTGACGACCCCCTGCGTCACCCAGGTCGCACGAGCGCTCGAAGCCGACTACGACTGCCTGGTCTTCCATGCCACCGGCACGGGCGGGCGGGCGATGGAGAAGCTCGCCGCCTCGCACCTGCTGGTCGGAATCCTCGACGTGACGACCACCGAGGTTTGTGACCTGTTGATGGGTGGAATCTTCAGCGCTGGCGAGGAGCGGTTGGACGCCGTGGCGCGAGCCGGAATTCCCTACGTCGGGAGCTGCGGTGCGCTGGACATGGTGAACTTCGGCGCGCTGGACACGGTACCGGAGCGATACCGCGGCCGGACGCTCTACGTGCACAACCCGCAAGTCACATTGATGCGCACGACGCCGGCGGAGAATCGGAAGATGGGCGAGTGGCTCGGACGCAAGCTGAACGCCTGCCCTGGTCCCGTGCGCTTCTTCCTGCCCGAGGGCGGCGTGTCCGCGCTCGACTCGCCGGGCCAGCCCTTCCACGATCCCGAGGCGGACGCCGCGCTCTTCGACGCGCTGGAGCACACGGTGGACCAGACCTCCCATCGCCGGCTCATCCGGCTGCCCTACCACATCAACCACCCGGCCTTCGCCGAAGCGCTCGTTCACGGCTTCAGACAGCTCGCTGGAGCTGGAACATCCGTGCCCTGA
- the tssE gene encoding type VI secretion system baseplate subunit TssE — protein sequence MAERGLLTRLAASGQGSLAPRGNPVGAIAEHLRALLNTRKGESPASPNFGIMDFNDIIHLFPAAIPRMQQSIRTAIQEFEPRLKNVVVMQVSDENHPTALRFDIVAQLNVKDARGTVRFHTELYPGGRVDLW from the coding sequence ATGGCCGAACGAGGACTCCTGACACGACTGGCCGCCAGCGGCCAGGGCTCGCTCGCGCCCCGGGGCAACCCGGTGGGAGCCATCGCCGAGCACCTGCGCGCCCTGCTCAATACCCGGAAGGGGGAGTCACCCGCCTCTCCGAATTTCGGGATCATGGACTTCAACGACATCATCCATCTCTTCCCGGCGGCCATCCCGAGGATGCAGCAGTCCATCCGCACGGCCATCCAGGAGTTCGAGCCGCGGCTGAAGAACGTCGTCGTCATGCAGGTGTCGGACGAGAACCACCCCACCGCCCTGCGCTTCGACATCGTCGCTCAGCTCAACGTCAAGGACGCGCGCGGCACCGTCCGCTTCCACACCGAGCTGTACCCCGGCGGCCGCGTGGACCTCTGGTGA
- a CDS encoding phosphoenolpyruvate hydrolase family protein, producing the protein MPRIPRQQILGRFRGMIARNEPIVGGGAGTGLSAKCEEAGGIDLIVIYNSGRYRMAGRGSLAGLLAYGNANDIVVEMASEVLPVVKHTPVLAGVNGTDPFMLVEPFLEKLAGLGFSGVQNFPTVGLIDGTFRANLEETGMSYGLEVDMIARAHALDLLTTPYVFNADEAVAMTRAGADIIVCHLGLTTGGSIGAETALSLRECVSRIDAWAEAALRVREDVIVLCHGGPIATPEDAAFILRECSTCHGFYGASSMERLPTEIALTEQTRRFKAIKKQG; encoded by the coding sequence ATGCCCCGTATCCCTCGCCAGCAGATCCTCGGCCGCTTCCGCGGAATGATCGCCCGCAACGAACCCATCGTCGGAGGGGGTGCTGGCACCGGCCTGTCCGCGAAATGCGAGGAGGCCGGCGGTATCGATCTCATCGTCATCTACAACTCCGGCCGCTATCGCATGGCCGGACGTGGCTCCCTGGCCGGTCTGCTGGCCTACGGCAACGCCAATGACATCGTCGTGGAGATGGCGAGCGAGGTGCTGCCGGTGGTCAAGCACACGCCGGTGCTGGCCGGAGTCAACGGCACGGATCCCTTCATGCTGGTGGAGCCCTTCCTCGAGAAGCTGGCCGGCCTGGGCTTCTCGGGCGTGCAGAACTTCCCGACCGTCGGCCTCATCGACGGCACCTTCCGGGCCAACCTGGAGGAGACGGGGATGAGCTATGGGCTCGAAGTGGACATGATCGCCAGGGCCCACGCGCTCGATCTGCTGACCACCCCCTACGTGTTCAACGCCGACGAGGCGGTGGCCATGACCAGGGCGGGCGCCGACATCATCGTCTGCCATCTGGGGCTCACGACAGGCGGGAGCATCGGCGCGGAGACCGCCCTGTCGCTTCGGGAATGCGTGTCCCGGATCGATGCATGGGCGGAAGCGGCGCTGCGGGTGCGCGAGGATGTGATCGTGCTGTGCCACGGTGGTCCGATCGCGACACCCGAGGATGCCGCCTTCATCCTGCGCGAATGCTCCACATGTCACGGGTTCTACGGCGCATCCAGCATGGAGCGGCTGCCCACCGAGATCGCGCTCACGGAGCAGACGCGCCGCTTCAAGGCCATCAAGAAACAAGGTTGA